Proteins from a genomic interval of Capsicum annuum cultivar UCD-10X-F1 chromosome 4, UCD10Xv1.1, whole genome shotgun sequence:
- the LOC107867252 gene encoding WD repeat-containing protein PCN, translated as MLEIHRNSSVEWKPSPVVALATNADDSQVAAAREDGSVEIWLVSPGSVGWHCQLTIHGNPNSRVSSLVWCRSGSGDSSSAGRLFSSSIDGSVSEWDLFDLMQKVALDSIGVAIWQMAVAPFSNSQLNQKQSKHYENGHVNHRNSESNDSESSESEDGGDSVELHEDHASDNSRIAFACDDGCVRIYMVNDDENLTYKRSLPRVSGRTLSVTWSSDANRIFSGSSDGFIRCWDAKFVHEIYRISVGLGGVGSGSELCIWSLLALRCGTLVSADSTGSVQFWDTQHGTLVNALSNHKGDVNALAASPSHTRVFSAGSDGQVLLYKLSMDFAGASDVNVTSGAVKKWVYISHVRAHTHDVKALTVAMPISHEDAIIEQDKKRPRSRTKPLDSSYHKWAHLGVPMLISGGDDTKLFAYSAREFTKFSPHDICPVPQRPHIQLAVNTIFNQAVLLLVQASYWIDILFVRAVSGGAAKTDLVARVKCKSSRKITCSAISPTGALFAFSDHVKPCLFELARGASSKSPWAVNKRHLPLELPFAHSMVFSADSARLMIAGCDRRVYVVDVGSAELVHVFTPRRDEHVEELSPAEPPITRMFISTDGQWLAAINCFGDVYIFNLETQRQHWFISRLEGHSVTAGGFTPQNSNVLIVSTSSNHVYALDVEAKQLGEWSNHNTFALPRRYQEFPGEVIGISFPPSSDSSSVIAYSPKAMCLIDFGKPVDGDDEADLPNNQDLALKKLHSTLVNGSVNGNLKRKSKGNELEAKHSGRKNFELCSFRDPVLFVGHLSKTSTLIIDKPWIQVIKSFDTTPVHRHIFGS; from the exons ATGCTAGAAATTCATCGGAACAGCTCAGTTGAGTGGAAGCCATCACCAGTAGTAGCTTTAGCTACTAACGCCGACGATTCACAAGTGGCCGCTGCCCGTGAAGATGGCTCCGTTGAGATTTGGCTTGTTTCTCCTGGTTCTGTTGGCTGGCACTGTCAGCTC ACAATACATGGGAATCcaaattctagggtttcttcGCTGGTTTGGTGTCGATCGGGTTCCGGTGATTCGTCGTCGGCTGGTCGATTGTTTTCTTCTAGTATTGATGGATCGGTTTCTGAATGGGACCTTTTTGATTTGATGCAAAAG GTTGCGCTAGATTCTATTGGCGTTGCAATATGGCAGATGGCTGTGGCGCCATTCAGTAATTCACAGCTTAATCAAAAGCAGTCCAAGCATTATGAGAATGGCCATGTTAATCATAGAAACAGCGAGAGCAATGATAGTGAGAGTAGTGAAAGCGAAGATGGTGGTGACTCAGTAGAGCTTCATGAGGATCATGCTAGTGATAATAGCCGAATAGCATTTGCTTGTGATGATGGCTGTGTAAGAATCTATATGGTCAATGATGATGAAAACTTAACTTACAAAAGATCATTGCCAAGGGTCAGTG GACGTACATTGAGTGTTACCTGGAGTTCTGACGCAAATAGGATATTTTCTGGGAGTAGTGATGG GTTTATAAGATGCTGGGACGCCAAGTTTGTTCATGAAATCTACAGGATATCAGTTGGTCTTGGAGGGGTGGGTAGTGGATCTGAACTGTGCATATGGTCTTTACTTGCATTGAG ATGTGGTACCCTCGTCAGTGCAGATAGTACCGGGAGTGTTCAGTTCTGGGACACCCAGCATGGGACTCTTGTGAATGCGCTTTCCAATCATAAAGGTGATGTAAATGCTTTAGCAGCATCTCCCAGCCATACTAGGGTGTTTTCTGCTGGCTCTGATGGTCAG GTTTTACTTTACAAGCTCTCTATGGATTTTGCTGGAGCTAGTGATGTAAATGTGACCTCTGGAGCTGTGAAGAAATGGGTTTATATTAGTCATGTGAGGGCACATACACATGATGTGAAGGCCTTGACTGTTGCTATGCCCATCAGTCACGAAG ATGCCATAATTGAACAGGACAAAAAGAGACCTCGATCTAGGACGAAGCCCCTTGATTCTAGTTACCATAAATGGGCACATTTAGGCGTGCCGATGCTTATCTCAGGTGGTGATGACACCAAACTTTTTGCATACTCTGCGAGGGAGTTTACCAAGTTTTCTCCACATGATATTTGTCCTGTACCGCAGAGGCCGCATATACAACTTGCAGTAAATACGATATTTAATCAGGCTGTGTTACTCTTAGTCCAAGCTTCCTACTGGATTGATATTCTGTTTGTTCGTGCTGTGTCTGGTGGAGCTGCTAAGACTGATCTGGTGGCCCGAGTTAAGTgtaaatcttcaaggaaaataacATGTAGTGCAATTTCTCCTACTGGTGCCCTTTTTGCTTTTTCTGATCATGTAAAGCCCTGCCTCTTTGAGCTTGCGAGAGGTGCTTCCAGCAAGAGTCCGTGGGCAGTCAACAAAAGGCATCTTCCTTTGGAACTTCCGTTTGCCCATTCGATGGTTTTCAGTGCTGATTCTGCTCGGTTGATGATAGCAGGGTGTGACAGAAGGGTCTAT GTGGTGGATGTAGGAAGCGCAGAACTAGTTCATGTTTTTACACCTCGCCGTGATGAGCATGTGGAAGAACTATCCCCTGCTGAACCTCCCATAACTAGAATGTTCATCAGCACCGATGGGCAATGGCTAGCTGCTATAAACTGCTTTGGAGATGTGTATATATTTAATCTAGAGACACAAAG ACAACACTGGTTTATATCCAGATTGGAGGGTCATTCAGTCACGGCTGGTGGTTTTACGCCTCAAAATAGCAATGTGCTTATCGTATCCACTTCTTCGAACCATGTATATGCGTTAGATGTTGAAGCTAAGCAGTTAGGGGAATGGTCGAATCATAATACATTTGCATTGCCGAGAAGATATCAAGAATTTCCTGGAGAAGTGATTGGGATTTCGTTCCCACCATCTTCCGATTCTTCATCTGTCATTGCCTATAGCCCAAA AGCAATGTGCTTGATCGACTTTGGGAAACCGGTGGATGGTGATGATGAGGCTGACTTACCCAACAATCAAGATTTAGCTTTAAAGAAGTTACATAGTACTCTCGTGAATGGGAGTGTAAATGGAAATTTGAAGCGGAAGTCAAAGGGAAACGAGCTGGAGGCTAAACACAGTGGTAGAAAGAATTTTGAGTTGTGTAGTTTCAGAGATCCCGTCTTATTTGTTGGACATCTTTCAAAAACTTCTACCTTGATCATAGACAAACCTTGGATACAAGTGATTAAAAGTTTTGATACTACACCTGTTCACAGACATATTTTCGGGTCATAA
- the LOC107867250 gene encoding peptide methionine sulfoxide reductase A5, with amino-acid sequence MEVAKSAYFSSPFLFHLLFTIILLSSNPVLSIRFPDRIPELPKDASNQPVKTAVFALGSFWRSEASFGCLNGIVRTTVGYAGGSKPNPEYRNLGDHAECVQVEYDPRVIGFRQLLEVFWASHDSRQVFGQGPDVGNQYRSIIFTNGTEESRLAAVSKEREQSKSKSSIVTTQIQQLEAFYPAEPEHQKFELKRNPFLLQLMGNLPEEELERSTLATKLNGYAAELCPSRTQRRIDATINDIIKKGWPILRDV; translated from the exons ATGGAAGTGGCTAAGAGCGCCTACTTTTCTTCTCCATTTCTCTTTCATTTACTTTTCACAATCATTCTGCTCTCATCCAATCCAGTTCTGAGCATCCGATTTCCAGATCGGATCCCGGAGTTACCAAAGGATGCCTCTAATCAACCAGTAAAAACGGCAGTTTTCGCTCTCGGAAGCTTCTGGAGATCGGAAGCATCATTTGGCTGCTTAAACGGCATCGTAAGAACCACCGTTGGTTATGCTGGTGGTTCAAAACCTAATCCTGAGTATAGAAATTTGGGGGATCACGCTGAATGTGTACAG GTTGAATACGATCCCAGAGTAATTGGTTTCAGACAATTATTGGAGGTCTTCTGGGCTAGCCATGATTCTAGGCAAGTTTTTGGGCAAGGTCCTGATGTGGGTAACCAGTACAG GTCTATTATTTTCACAAACGGCACTGAGGAGTCAAGATTGGCTGCTGTTAGCAAAGAAAGAGAACAATCAAAGTCAAAGAGCAGCATTGTAACCACTCAAATTCAACAGCTTGAAGCTTTTTATCCTGCAGAGCCTGAACATCAG AAATTTGAGCTTAAGAGGAATCCCTTTCTACTTCAATTAATGGGAAACTTGCCTGAGGAGGAGCTTGAGAGGTCCACACTTGCTACAAAACTAAATGGCTATGCAGCAGAGCTTTGTCCATCAAGAACCCAAAGGCGGATTGATGCAACGATCAATGATATTATCAAGAAAGGCTGGCCCATTCTCAGAGACGTTTGA